One genomic window of Hordeum vulgare subsp. vulgare unplaced genomic scaffold, MorexV3_pseudomolecules_assembly, whole genome shotgun sequence includes the following:
- the LOC123418807 gene encoding photosystem II protein D1, whose translation MTAILERRESTSLWGRFCNWITSTENRLYIGWFGVLMIPTLLTATSVFIIAFIAAPPVDIDGIREPVSGSLLYGNNIISGAIIPTSAAIGLHFYPIWEAASVDEWLYNGGPYELIVLHFLLGVACYMGREWELSFRLGMRPWIAVAYSAPVAAATAVFLIYPIGQGSFSDGMPLGISGTFNFMIVFQAEHNILMHPFHMLGVAGVFGGSLFSAMHGSLVTSSLIRETTENESANEGYKFGQEEETYNIVAAHGYFGRLIFQYASFNNSRSLHFFLAAWPVVGIWFTALGISTMAFNLNGFNFNQSVVDSQGRVINTWADIINRANLGMEVMHERNAHNFPLDLAAVEVPAING comes from the coding sequence ATGACTGCAATTTTAGAGAGACGCGAAAGTACAAGCCTGTGGGGTCGCTTCTGCAACTGGATAACTAGCACTGAAAATCGTCTTTACATCGGATGGTTCGGTGTTTTGATGATCCCTACCTTATTGACCGCAACTTCTGTATTTATTATCGCCTTCATCGCTGCCCCTCCAGTAGATATTGATGGTATTCGCGAGCCTGTTTCTGGTTCTTTACTTTATGGAAACAATATTATCTCTGGTGCTATTATTCCTACTTCTGCGGCGATCGGATTGCACTTTTACCCAATTTGGGAAGCTGCATCTGTTGATGAGTGGTTATACAATGGTGGTCCTTATGAGCTAATTGTTCTACACTTCTTACTTGGTGTAGCTTGTTATATGGGTCGTGAGTGGGAACTTAGTTTCCGTCTGGGTATGCGTCCTTGGATTGCTGTTGCATATTCAGCTCCTGTTGCAGCTGCTACTGCTGTTTTCTTGATTTACCCTATTGGTCAAGGAAGCTTTTCTGATGGTATGCCTTTAGGAATCTCTGGTACTTTCAACTTTATGATTGTATTCCAGGCAGAGCACAACATCCTTATGCATCCATTCCACATGTTAGGTGTAGCTGGTGTATTCGGCGGTTCCCTATTCAGTGCTATGCATGGTTCCTTGGTAACCTCTAGTTTGATCAGGGAAACTACTGAAAATGAATCTGCTAATGAGGGTTACAAATTTGGTCAAGAGGAAGAGACTTATAATATTGTGGCTGCTCATGGTTATTTTGGCCGATTAATCTTCCAATATGCTAGTTTCAACAACTCTCGTTCTTTACACTTCTTCTTGGCTGCTTGGCCTGTAGTAGGAATCTGGTTCACTGCTTTAGGTATTAGTACTATGGCTTTCAACCTAAATGGTTTCAATTTCAACCAATCTGTAGTTGATAGTCAAGGTCGCGTTATTAATACTTGGGCTGATATCATCAACCGTGCTAACCTTGGTATGGAAGTAATGCACGAACGTAATGCTCACAACTTCCCTCTAGACTTAGCTGCTGTTGAAGTTCCAGCTATTAATGGATAA
- the LOC123418804 gene encoding maturase K: protein MEKFEGYSEKQKSRQQYFVYPLLFQEYIYAFAHDYGLNGSEPVEIVSWNNKKFSSLLVKRLIIRMYQQNFLDNSVNHPNQDRLLDYKIFFYSEFYSQILSEGFAIVVEIPFSLRELSCPKEKEIPKFQNLRSIHSIFPFLEDKFLHLDYLSHIEIPYPIHLEILVQLLQYRIQDVPSLHLLRFFLNYYSNWNSFITSMKSILFFQKENKRLVKFLYNSYVSEYEFFLLFLRKQSSCLPLAYSGTFLERIHFSRKMEHFGIMYPGFSRKTLWFFMDPLIHYVRYQGKAILASKGSFFLKKKWKCYLINFWQYYFFFWTQPRRIHINQLANSCFDFMGYLSSVPKSPLLVRNQMLENSFLIDTRMKKFDTIVPATLLIGYLSKAQFCTGSGHPISKPIWTDLSDWDILDRFGRICRNLFHYHSGSSKKRTLYRLKYILRLSCARTLARKHKSTVRTFMQRLGSAFLEEFFTEEEQVFSLMFTKTTLFSFSGSHTERIWYLDIIGINDLVNPLN from the coding sequence ATGGAAAAATTCGAAGGGTATTCAGAAAAACAGAAATCTCGTCAACAATACTTTGTCTACCCACTTCTCTTTCAGGAGTATATTTATGCATTTGCTCATGATTATGGATTAAACGGTTCTGAACCTGTGGAAATAGTTAGTTGGAATAACAAGAAATTTAGTTCACTACTTGTGAAACGTTTAATTATTCGAATGTATCAGCAGAATTTTTTGGATAACTCGGTTAATCATCCTAATCAAGATCGATTATTGGATTACAAAATTTTTTTTTATTCTGAGTTTTATTCTCAGATTCTATCTGAGGGGTTTGCGATTGTTGTGGAAATCCCATTCTCGCTACGGGAATTATCTTgtccgaaagaaaaagaaataccaaaGTTTCAGAATTTACGCTCTATTCATTCAATATTTCCCTTTTTAGAAGACAAATTTTTGCATTTGGATTATCTATCACATATAGAAATACCCTATCCTATCCATTTGgaaatcttggttcaactccttcAATACCGTATCCAAGATGTTCCATCTTTGCATTTATTGCGATTCTTTCTCAACTACTATTCGAATTGGAATAGTTTTATTACTTCAATGAAATCCattcttttttttcaaaaagaaaataaaagactaGTTAAATTCCTATATAACTCTTATGTATCAGAATAtgaatttttcttgttgtttcttCGTAAACAATCTTCTTGCTTACCATTAGCATATTCTGGAACTTTTCTGGAACGAATCCACTTTTCTAGGAAGATGGAACATTTTGGGATAATGTACCCTGGTTTTTCTCGGAAAACCTTATGGTTCTTTATGGATCCTCTTATACATTATGTTCGATATCAAGGAAAGGCAATTCTTGCATCAAAAggcagtttttttttgaaaaagaaatgGAAATGCTACCTTATCAATTTCTGGCaatattatttctttttttggaCTCAGCCGCGAAGAATCCATATAAACCAATTAGCAAACTCTTGCTTCGATTTTATGGGATACCTTTCAAGTGTACCAAAAAGTCCTTTGTTGGTAAGGAATCAAATGCTGGAGAATTCATTTCTCATAGATACTCGAATGAAAAAATTCGATACCATAGTCCCCGCTACTCTCCTCATAGGATACTTATCAAAAGCTCAATTTTGTACTGGATCGGGGCATCCTATTAGTAAACCCATTTGGACGGATTTATCAGATTGGGATATTCTTGATCGATTTGGTCGGATATGTAGAAAtctttttcattatcatagtggaTCTTCGAAAAAACGGACTTTGTATCGACTAAAGTATATACTTCGACTTTCATGCGCTAGAACTTTAGCTCGTAAACATAAAAGCACGGTACGAACTTTTATGCAACGATTGGGTTcggcatttttagaagaattttttACGGAAGAAGAGCAAGTTTTTTCTTTGATGTTCACCAAAACAACTCTTTTTTCTTTCAGTGGATCACACACTGAGCGTATTTGGTATTTGGATATTATAGGTATCAATGACCTGGTCAACCCTCTTAATTAA